A genomic stretch from Mya arenaria isolate MELC-2E11 chromosome 10, ASM2691426v1 includes:
- the LOC128206243 gene encoding uncharacterized protein LOC128206243 isoform X2 → MSVKINVPFLIVFLFICFKGVVGKNCGNLSYSQPAFNGGNVTITYKPIKFSATEKPIIFNSDGNTWIPVPSTIMSNPVLGVFTTVFKTNILITVYLHAKYGPCYSEEIRLHLQDPPSTLTMNVPNITSYSQDIYTLKFSCFTDKNNDFCLISWTTDGQLLRVNGYGTDKIHNSSLMLFVNVSKENNGQTITCSVNCSNFDVQLSKSHIVQVPYKPSVILSVKDEVWLNAHDTTSVTCTAKSQPLSDIVWSVNGNTQLLVCNKSIECEIHTLPIETDEHRNHTCTAFFEFGDYDTSATISFLAIGRASTQKTYETPNKSKDASLTNSNDIPMVWIVIGLSVIIAVVIISPVIVLARKRFLKKNQHTNSSEPQPVQHGFRYQPNLCRYRHQTFGDSQQTTFKKEAAKSDRIC, encoded by the exons ATGAGTGTCAAAATAAATGTGCCATTCCTCATAGTGTTTCTGTTCATTTGCTTCAAGGGAG TTGTTGGCAAAAATTGTGGCAATCTCAGTTATTCACAGCCAGCTTTCAATGGGGGAAATGTTACAATAACCTACAAACCAATCAAATTCTCGGCTACTGAAAAGCCTATCATTTTCAACAGTGATGGCAATACTTGGATACCTGTTCCGTCAACTATTATGTCTAATCCAGTGTTGGGCGTCTTTACCACggtgtttaaaacaaatatactgattACTGTATACCTTCATGCAAAATACGGGCCATGCTATAGTGAAGAAATCCGCCTCCACTTACAAG ATCCACCATCGACGCTGACAATGAACGTACCAAATATAACAAGCTATTCGCAGGACATCTATACTCTCAAGTTCAGTTGCTTCACGGACAAAAACAATGACTTTTGCTTGATATCCTGGACAACAGATGGGCAACTACTTCGTGTAAACGGATACGGGACAGACAAAATACATAATTCGTCTTTAATGCTGTTTGTGAATGTCAGTAAAGAAAACAATGGTCAAACTATAACCTGCAGTGTCAATTGCTCCAACTTTGATGTTCAACTATCGAAGTCGCATATAGTACAAGTACCAT ATAAACCGAGTGTAATCTTGTCGGTTAAAGACGAAGTATGGCTAAATGCTCATGACACTACAAGCGTAACTTGCACGGCAAAGAGCCAACCACTTTCGGATATTGTTTGGTCGGTTAACGGAAACACACAACTCCTCGTTTGCAATAAGTCCATAGAATGTGAGATTCATACACTGCCAATAGAAACAGATGAACACAGAAACCATACATGCACAGCTTTTTTCGAATTTGGAGACTATGACACAAGTGCGACCATTTCATTTCTTGCAATTGGAAGag CTTCGAcacaaaaaacatatgaaactccaaataaaagtaaagatGCGTCATTGACCAACAGTAACGATATACCAATGGTGTGGATAGTCATTGGTTTGAGCGTTATTATTGCGGTTGTCATTATATCACCGGTCATCGTATTGGCCAGAAAAC GGTTTTTAAAGAAGAATCAACACACCAATTCAAGCGAACC
- the LOC128206243 gene encoding uncharacterized protein LOC128206243 isoform X1, with translation MNVKMKVPCVIAFVFICFKGVVGKNCGNLSYSQPAFNGGNVTITYKPIKFSATEKPIIFNSDGNTWIPVPSTIMSNPVLGVFTTVFKTNILITVYLHAKYGPCYSEEIRLHLQDPPSTLTMNVPNITSYSQDIYTLKFSCFTDKNNDFCLISWTTDGQLLRVNGYGTDKIHNSSLMLFVNVSKENNGQTITCSVNCSNFDVQLSKSHIVQVPYKPSVILSVKDEVWLNAHDTTSVTCTAKSQPLSDIVWSVNGNTQLLVCNKSIECEIHTLPIETDEHRNHTCTAFFEFGDYDTSATISFLAIGRASTQKTYETPNKSKDASLTNSNDIPMVWIVIGLSVIIAVVIISPVIVLARKRFLKKNQHTNSSEPQPVQHGFRYQPNLCRYRHQTFGDSQQTTFKKEAAKSDRIC, from the exons ATGAATGTCAAAATGAAAGTGCCATGCGTAATAGCCTTTGTATTCATTTGCTTCAAAGGAG TTGTTGGCAAAAATTGTGGCAATCTCAGTTATTCACAGCCAGCTTTCAATGGGGGAAATGTTACAATAACCTACAAACCAATCAAATTCTCGGCTACTGAAAAGCCTATCATTTTCAACAGTGATGGCAATACTTGGATACCTGTTCCGTCAACTATTATGTCTAATCCAGTGTTGGGCGTCTTTACCACggtgtttaaaacaaatatactgattACTGTATACCTTCATGCAAAATACGGGCCATGCTATAGTGAAGAAATCCGCCTCCACTTACAAG ATCCACCATCGACGCTGACAATGAACGTACCAAATATAACAAGCTATTCGCAGGACATCTATACTCTCAAGTTCAGTTGCTTCACGGACAAAAACAATGACTTTTGCTTGATATCCTGGACAACAGATGGGCAACTACTTCGTGTAAACGGATACGGGACAGACAAAATACATAATTCGTCTTTAATGCTGTTTGTGAATGTCAGTAAAGAAAACAATGGTCAAACTATAACCTGCAGTGTCAATTGCTCCAACTTTGATGTTCAACTATCGAAGTCGCATATAGTACAAGTACCAT ATAAACCGAGTGTAATCTTGTCGGTTAAAGACGAAGTATGGCTAAATGCTCATGACACTACAAGCGTAACTTGCACGGCAAAGAGCCAACCACTTTCGGATATTGTTTGGTCGGTTAACGGAAACACACAACTCCTCGTTTGCAATAAGTCCATAGAATGTGAGATTCATACACTGCCAATAGAAACAGATGAACACAGAAACCATACATGCACAGCTTTTTTCGAATTTGGAGACTATGACACAAGTGCGACCATTTCATTTCTTGCAATTGGAAGag CTTCGAcacaaaaaacatatgaaactccaaataaaagtaaagatGCGTCATTGACCAACAGTAACGATATACCAATGGTGTGGATAGTCATTGGTTTGAGCGTTATTATTGCGGTTGTCATTATATCACCGGTCATCGTATTGGCCAGAAAAC GGTTTTTAAAGAAGAATCAACACACCAATTCAAGCGAACC